A genomic window from Prunus persica cultivar Lovell chromosome G2, Prunus_persica_NCBIv2, whole genome shotgun sequence includes:
- the LOC18786613 gene encoding tyrosine-sulfated glycopeptide receptor 1 → MAHGFLFFLLFSYIISINIHACNQIERYSLLSFASTLSSPPLNWTSLDCCHWKGITCDQDDWVTHLVLPSKGLKGGISPSSLRNLTHLTYLNLSHNSLYGSLETQFLLSLNRLEILDLSYNHLYGELPLSLPSNKIRTVDLSSNHFFGAIPSSFFQQARNLISFNVSNNTFTGYVPSSICLHYSPFIRLLDFSSNQFSGNLALRLGECSKLQVFRAGHNNLSGLLPEDIYNATKLEEISLPINSIRGAISDKIVNLTNLKILDLSHNQLSGELPLNLGKLSKLKFLTVDFNNLEGTIPTSLMNCTNLVELCLGINNLEGDISMLNFSRLSQLTKLDLRYNNFTGMFPVSLYSCRYLKAIALTRNHLEGQIQTEILSLKSLSFLTLGYNQFTNLTGTMKILMSCKSLHTLSLDGSFVDEGMPFDDGMVDFDGFQNLRVLNMAGTNLTGEIPVWLSKLKNLEILILAFNQITGPIPSWLGNLPRLFFINLSNNRISGEFPKQLCRLPRLVYEPIASQVDRYEFELNVFGSITTNLNFQPSKLSCFPATIDLSNNNIVGDIPAEIGQLHLLRQLALYSNNFSGVIPDQISNLQNLEVLDLSMNHFSGRIPSSLASLTFLRKFNVSYNNLGGPIPTSTQIQTFTTSAFEGNLKLCGAPLPNKCGSNTGIDEDDTNSKDLDNEPRQLPWFYIFTALGFVVGFWGVCGSLVVNKTWRYVYFRFIDNVQDRLYVMVTMLINTMKRRLRG, encoded by the coding sequence ATGGCTCATGgcttccttttcttcctcttattCTCTTACATTATATCTATAAATATTCATGCCTGCAACCAAATTGAACGCTACTCCCTCCTGTCCTTTGCCTccactctctcttctcctcctttAAATTGGACATCACTTGATTGCTGTCACTGGAAGGGCATCACTTGTGATCAAGATGATTGGGTCACCCATTTGGTCTTACCTTCCAAAGGGCTCAAAGGAGgtatctctccctcttcccTTAGAAATCTCACACATCTCACCTACTTGAATCTTTCCCACAACTCACTATATGGTTCACTTGAGACTCAATTTTTGTTGTCTTTGAATCGTCTTGAGATCCTTGATTTGAGCTATAACCATCTTTATGGGGAGCTACCACTTTCTCTACCATCCAACAAAATTCGGACAGTCGATTTGTCGAGCAATCACTTCTTTGGTGCAATTCCATCTTCATTCTTCCAACAAGCAAGGAACTTGATTAGCTTCAATGTCAGCAACAATACCTTCACAGGGTATGTCCCATCCTCTATTTGTCTCCATTATTCTCCCTTTATTAGGCTATTGGACTTTTCTTCCAATCAATTCAGTGGCAACCTTGCTCTTAGGCTAGGGGAGTGTTCTAAACTGCAGGTTTTTCGTGCTGGTCACAATAACCTTTCAGGGTTACTTCCAGAAGATATCTATAATGCTACCAAACTTGAAGAAATTTCATTACCTATCAATTCAATACGTGGAGCCATTAGTGATAAAATTGTCAACCTAACCAACCTTAAAATCCTTGACCTCAGCCATAATCAATTGAGCGGCGAGCTTCCTCTAAATTTGGGGAAGCTCTCCAAGTTGAAGTTTTTGACTGTTGATTTCAACAATTTAGAAGGAACTATTCCCACATCTTTGATGAATTGCACAAACCTAGTAGAACTATGTTTGGGAATCAACAACCTTGAAGGAGATATCTCCATGCTTAATTTCTCCAGACTTAGTCAACTTACAAAACTTGACCTCAGGTACAATAACTTTACTGGTATGTTTCCAGTAAGCCTTTACTCATGTAGGTACCTAAAAGCCATTGCATTGACTAGAAATCATCTAGAGGGACAAATACAAACTGAGATTCTTTCATTGAAATCCTTGTCCTTCCTCACCCTTGGTTACAACCAATTCACCAACCTCACAGGCACAATGAAGATATTGATGAGCTGCAAAAGCCTTCATACACTCTCGCTTGATGGTTCCTTTGTGGATGAGGGAATGCCATTTGATGATGGCATGGTTGATTTTGACGGATTCCAAAATCTTCGGGTATTGAATATGGCTGGTACTAATCTTACTGGTGAAATACCTGTGTGGTTATCGAAGCTCAAGAATCTAGAGATCTTGATTCTAGCTTTTAATCAAATCACTGGGCCAATTCCAAGTTGGTTGGGGAATCTTCCTAGACTGTTTTTTATCAACTTGTCAAATAACCGAATTTCAGGTGAATTTCCAAAGCAACTTTGTAGACTACCCAGGTTGGTTTATGAACCTATTGCATCTCAAGTAGACCgatatgaatttgaattgaatgTCTTCGGCAGCATAACTACAAATCTAAATTTTCAACCGTCTAAATTGTCTTGTTTCCCCGCAACGATAGACTTATCTAACAATAACATTGTTGGTGATATACCTGCTGAGATCGGACAATTGCACCTTCTCCGCCAGTTGGCTCTTTACTCCAACAACTTCTCCGGTGTCATTCCAGACCAAATATCTAACCTACAAAATTTAGAGGTTTTGGATCTCTCCATGAATCATTTTTCTGGAAGAATTCCATCGTCATTGGCGAGCCTTACTTTCTTGAGAAAATTTAATGTCTCGTACAATAATCTTGGAGGACCAATTCCAACAAGCACTCAGATCCAAACCTTCACCACTTCTGCTTTTGAGGGGAATCTAAAACTTTGTGGTGCCCCACTTCCAAATAAGTGCGGATCAAATACGGGCATTGATGAAGATGACACAAACAGCAAAGACTTGGACAATGAACCTCGTCAACTTCCatggttttatattttcacTGCATTGGGGTTCGTAGTGGGATTTTGGGGAGTGTGTGGTTCTTTAGTTGTTAACAAGACATGGAGATATGTATATTTTCGATTCATCGATAATGTACAAGATAGGTTGTATGTAATGGTAACAATGCTCATCAACACGATGAAAAGAAGGCTTAGAGGCTAG